CTTGGGATAGGCAGGCGGTTGACGCCACTGTTTTAGTTCAAAAACAGCTTATGGCTGAAGGCCAGATGATTGGTCACAATGACACCGCTATTGCAGGCCATGCCATCTCAACTGGGAGTATTCTTGTCACAAATAATCTTCGCGAATTTGCCAGAGTCGATGGTTTAACGTTTGAAGATTGGGTTCATTAACGCATGTAGAGCCATGATCTCAATGTGCTAAGAAACCTATTTAAACCTGGACACACGCATGAAAATCCTACTGGTTGAAGACGAAATCAAAACGGGCGATTACCTTAAACAAGGCCTCAGCGAGGCGGGGTTTAATGTCCAATTAGCCCGCAATGGCTTGGACGGGTTGCACCTGGCATTGGAAGAGACCTTTGATTTATCGATTCTTGATGTCATGCTGCCGGGTTTAGATGGTTGGCAACTTCTGCAAGCCATGCGCCAACAGGCTTGTGATTGGCCGGTTTTATTACTCACAGCGCGCGATCAGGTTGAGGATCGGGTTAAAGGCTTAGAGCTGGGCGCAGATGATTATTTGATTAAACCTTTTGCGTTTGCCGAATTATTAGCGCGTGTACGCGCACTCTCTCGCCGCGGCACAACCCCGGTTCAACACAACTTGCAATGTGCCGATTTAGCAATGGATATAGTCAGCCACAAAGTTAGCCGTCAGCAGCAACGCATTGATTTAACCGCCAAAGAGTTCGCGTTATTAGCCTTGCTATTACGTCGCCAAGGCGAAGCACTGCCGCGTAC
The nucleotide sequence above comes from Thiomicrospira sp. R3. Encoded proteins:
- a CDS encoding type II toxin-antitoxin system VapC family toxin, producing MAWDRQAVDATVLVQKQLMAEGQMIGHNDTAIAGHAISTGSILVTNNLREFARVDGLTFEDWVH
- a CDS encoding heavy metal response regulator transcription factor, whose protein sequence is MKILLVEDEIKTGDYLKQGLSEAGFNVQLARNGLDGLHLALEETFDLSILDVMLPGLDGWQLLQAMRQQACDWPVLLLTARDQVEDRVKGLELGADDYLIKPFAFAELLARVRALSRRGTTPVQHNLQCADLAMDIVSHKVSRQQQRIDLTAKEFALLALLLRRQGEALPRTLIASQVWDMNFDSDTNVVEVAIRRLRAKVDDPFKTKLIHTLRGIGYVLEERDTERSKP